From the genome of Phycisphaerae bacterium, one region includes:
- a CDS encoding VWA domain-containing protein, producing the protein AVKEAVDVLCQYLISMDSADQVGLVSYSDSARLEQGLTFDLQTISDTAYSQQAGSYGSMTNISAGMTLAVQELTGPRSRSTAKKVMIVMTDGVANRPNGETEARQACYDAADAAGEQHVQIYSVSIGSVSDQDLMANLAENGKGVHYHVPTLAISQYEEDLQDVFRTLGGRRPVRLIE; encoded by the coding sequence ACGCGGTGAAAGAAGCCGTTGACGTGTTGTGTCAGTACCTGATCTCAATGGACAGCGCCGATCAGGTGGGGTTGGTGTCCTACAGCGACAGCGCGCGGCTCGAGCAGGGGCTGACGTTCGATCTTCAGACCATCAGCGACACCGCTTACTCTCAGCAGGCAGGCAGTTACGGAAGCATGACGAACATCTCGGCTGGGATGACTCTGGCGGTCCAGGAGTTGACCGGACCTCGCTCGCGATCGACGGCCAAGAAAGTGATGATCGTGATGACCGACGGCGTGGCCAACCGGCCCAACGGTGAGACGGAAGCCCGGCAGGCCTGTTACGACGCCGCTGACGCCGCGGGCGAGCAGCACGTGCAGATCTACAGCGTCTCGATCGGATCGGTCTCCGACCAGGATTTGATGGCCAACCTCGCCGAAAACGGCAAGGGCGTCCACTACCACGTGCCGACCCTAGCCATCTCACAGTACGAGGAGGATCTCCAGGACGTCTTCCGGACCCTCGGCGGACGGCGCCCCGTTCGGCTGATCGAATAG
- the yidC gene encoding membrane protein insertase YidC has protein sequence MEWKRLIAAMALSFLALMVWTQISTRLWPAPPRPTATTGPAATQVAATQGTKPARTDWTEPAMSADSGVLAVETAEVHDEQIVIGNAERGNGYRSRLTLTTEGAAVRRAELAQYSAEVGKLDKPYQLLTEVDYGTDVRDSLATEGLTVFGPDGAKWQVGLDRRDWRYEVSTGDDEQRVRFWVDIRREGEDLLRVTKTYVVPKQSFDVAVNLAVENLSDQPLEVVLRQRGPMGIPQEDPRSDSYRKSFAGLVQPGGQEVTVQPVDRKHVQKAEGMAYRLGAVDEQVVWAGQTNKYFAALLAADQATRARIASIEATAYSPDKELGEDLSSVWTSRPLSIQPSERAELDFDLFLGPKSDEIFAQEPYRSLNYIGTVEYSWCTMQWLAEIMIALLKGLHTVTRNYGLAIILMVVIVRLLLHPVTKGAQKNMMRMQRDMKKLQPKMQAIKEKYKDNREAQNKATMELYREEGINPATQMLGCLPMLLQMPIWIALWTALNNTFELRHEPFFWFINDLAGPDQIIGFSGEFMLPLIGSLTGPIHGLNILPLLLGVSMLLQQKFQPQAAEAMADPAQAKQQKFIFYFMAVFFALILYNAPSGLNLYILTSNVIGFFENRRIRQHLEEEEKAYPGGKRPRKESFWSRWQKKLEVKAKQWEAEEKVKQAAKQEAKKAKRKK, from the coding sequence ATGGAATGGAAACGGTTGATCGCGGCCATGGCGCTGTCGTTCCTGGCGCTGATGGTCTGGACCCAGATATCCACGCGTCTTTGGCCCGCACCGCCGCGTCCGACGGCAACGACGGGACCGGCGGCGACCCAAGTGGCGGCCACGCAGGGCACCAAGCCGGCAAGGACGGATTGGACCGAGCCCGCCATGTCGGCCGACAGCGGCGTGCTGGCGGTCGAGACGGCTGAGGTCCACGACGAGCAGATCGTGATCGGCAACGCCGAGCGCGGCAACGGGTATCGCTCGCGGCTGACGCTGACGACGGAAGGGGCGGCGGTCCGCAGGGCGGAACTGGCGCAGTACTCCGCGGAGGTGGGCAAGCTGGACAAACCGTACCAGTTGCTGACCGAAGTCGACTACGGGACCGACGTCCGCGACTCGCTGGCCACCGAAGGCTTGACCGTCTTTGGCCCGGACGGGGCCAAGTGGCAGGTAGGCCTCGATCGGCGGGACTGGCGGTACGAGGTCTCGACGGGCGATGACGAGCAGCGGGTGCGTTTCTGGGTGGATATTCGCCGCGAGGGCGAAGACCTGCTGCGGGTGACCAAGACCTACGTCGTGCCCAAGCAGAGCTTCGACGTGGCGGTGAACCTGGCGGTCGAGAACCTCTCCGATCAGCCGCTGGAGGTGGTGCTTCGCCAGCGGGGCCCGATGGGAATCCCTCAGGAAGACCCGCGAAGCGACAGCTACCGCAAATCGTTTGCCGGACTGGTCCAACCGGGAGGCCAGGAGGTAACGGTTCAGCCGGTGGACCGCAAGCACGTGCAGAAGGCTGAAGGGATGGCCTATCGCCTGGGCGCGGTGGACGAGCAGGTGGTCTGGGCGGGGCAGACCAACAAGTATTTTGCCGCCCTTCTGGCCGCCGATCAGGCCACGCGGGCCAGGATCGCGAGCATCGAGGCCACGGCCTATTCTCCGGATAAGGAGCTCGGCGAGGACCTGAGCTCGGTGTGGACGAGCCGGCCCCTTTCGATCCAGCCGTCGGAGCGGGCGGAACTGGACTTCGATCTGTTTCTGGGGCCCAAGTCGGATGAGATCTTCGCCCAGGAGCCCTACCGCAGCCTGAACTACATCGGCACCGTGGAGTACTCCTGGTGCACGATGCAGTGGCTGGCTGAGATCATGATCGCCCTGCTCAAGGGCCTGCACACCGTGACGCGCAACTACGGGTTGGCGATCATCCTGATGGTGGTGATCGTGCGGCTGCTGCTGCACCCGGTGACCAAGGGCGCGCAGAAGAACATGATGCGGATGCAGCGTGACATGAAGAAGCTGCAGCCGAAGATGCAGGCGATCAAGGAGAAGTACAAGGACAACCGCGAAGCCCAGAACAAGGCAACGATGGAGCTGTACCGGGAGGAGGGCATCAATCCGGCCACGCAGATGCTCGGATGCCTGCCGATGCTGCTGCAGATGCCCATCTGGATCGCCCTGTGGACGGCGCTGAACAACACGTTCGAGCTGCGCCACGAGCCGTTCTTCTGGTTCATCAACGACCTGGCCGGCCCGGACCAGATCATCGGTTTTTCGGGTGAGTTCATGCTGCCCCTGATCGGGAGCCTGACCGGCCCGATCCACGGGCTCAACATCCTGCCGCTGCTGCTGGGCGTCTCGATGCTGCTTCAGCAGAAGTTCCAGCCGCAGGCGGCGGAGGCGATGGCCGACCCGGCCCAGGCCAAGCAGCAGAAATTCATTTTCTACTTCATGGCCGTCTTCTTCGCGTTGATCCTCTACAACGCTCCGAGCGGATTGAACCTCTACATTCTGACCAGCAACGTCATCGGGTTCTTCGAGAACCGCCGCATCCGCCAGCACCTGGAGGAAGAGGAGAAGGCCTATCCCGGCGGCAAGCGGCCCAGGAAGGAATCGTTCTGGAGCCGGTGGCAAAAGAAGCTCGAGGTTAAGGCCAAACAGTGGGAGGCCGAGGAGAAGGTCAAACAGGCCGCCAAGCAGGAGGCCAAGAAGGCCAAGCGGAAAAAGTAA
- a CDS encoding VWA domain-containing protein, whose protein sequence is MGMQGRVREVPSVRAKRAVAAVWVAATMTVMVGFAALAVDVGYIYSTQAELQRTADAAAMAAASRLAGSELETTAFDIARHYSQLNEAGGVAIDLSEDDVTLGRAVMDSGGKYAFEPGAEPPDAVRIRVRRSSDSPNGALQLFLGPFLGVSEADLGASATAMLVPRDIVIVMDLSNSMSYDSQLKHESETEINIRQVWEDLGSPTFGKMTAFHSSASQMPYYSSSLYTSKIKSYLGLTNVPYPYPQGSWDEYINYVKTSLDDSWRDADERAYEDRYGLRTFVHYLLDKRHCEWETPELSNTRVQPVHALKQAIGVLCQYLVSIDSSDQVGLVSYCDTSRIEHELTYDLEAIAVEAYSQQAGSYGSQTNIASGVDLAVAELLGPRARPTAKKVMILMTDGMANRPDNEEIAREVCIESATGTGANRIQIFTISLGSVADQELMAELAELGKGEHYHVPTLAISQYEEDLRQVFRTLGGRRPVRLIE, encoded by the coding sequence ATGGGAATGCAAGGGCGAGTCAGAGAGGTGCCATCGGTCCGCGCGAAGCGGGCGGTGGCGGCGGTGTGGGTGGCGGCGACCATGACGGTCATGGTCGGGTTTGCCGCCCTGGCGGTCGACGTCGGGTACATCTATTCGACGCAGGCGGAGCTTCAGCGGACGGCGGACGCCGCGGCGATGGCGGCGGCGAGTCGCCTGGCGGGCAGCGAACTGGAAACCACGGCGTTCGATATCGCCCGTCACTACAGTCAGCTCAATGAGGCGGGCGGAGTGGCCATCGACCTGTCGGAGGACGACGTAACGCTGGGACGGGCGGTAATGGACAGCGGAGGCAAGTACGCCTTCGAGCCGGGCGCCGAACCTCCCGACGCGGTTCGGATCCGGGTGCGGCGGAGTTCCGATTCGCCCAACGGAGCGCTGCAACTGTTTCTGGGCCCATTCCTTGGGGTTTCGGAGGCCGACCTGGGCGCCTCGGCGACGGCGATGCTGGTGCCGCGGGACATCGTGATCGTGATGGACCTGTCGAACTCGATGAGCTACGACAGCCAGCTCAAGCACGAGAGCGAGACGGAGATCAACATTCGGCAGGTCTGGGAGGACCTGGGTTCGCCGACCTTCGGCAAGATGACGGCGTTCCACAGCAGCGCTTCACAGATGCCCTATTACTCCTCCTCGCTGTACACCAGCAAGATCAAGAGCTACCTGGGTCTGACCAACGTGCCGTATCCCTATCCGCAGGGAAGCTGGGACGAGTACATCAACTACGTCAAGACCAGCCTGGACGACAGTTGGCGGGACGCCGACGAACGGGCCTACGAGGACCGCTACGGGTTGCGGACGTTCGTTCACTACCTGCTGGACAAGCGGCACTGCGAGTGGGAAACGCCGGAGCTTTCGAACACCCGGGTCCAGCCGGTGCACGCCCTCAAGCAGGCGATCGGCGTGCTGTGCCAGTACCTGGTTTCGATTGACAGTTCGGATCAGGTCGGCTTGGTTTCCTACTGCGACACGTCGAGGATCGAACACGAACTGACCTACGACCTCGAGGCGATCGCCGTCGAGGCGTACAGCCAGCAGGCGGGCAGCTACGGCAGCCAGACCAATATCGCGTCGGGCGTCGATCTGGCGGTGGCCGAACTGCTTGGTCCGCGGGCGCGGCCGACGGCCAAGAAGGTGATGATCCTGATGACCGACGGCATGGCGAACCGGCCCGACAACGAGGAGATCGCCCGCGAGGTGTGCATCGAATCGGCGACGGGGACTGGGGCCAACCGGATCCAGATTTTCACCATTTCGCTGGGTTCGGTGGCCGACCAGGAGCTGATGGCGGAACTGGCCGAGTTGGGCAAGGGGGAGCACTACCACGTGCCCACTCTGGCCATCTCGCAGTACGAGGAAGACCTCCGGCAGGTGTTCCGGACGCTCGGCGGACGACGGCCCGTGCGGCTGATCGAATAG